One genomic region from Epinephelus moara isolate mb chromosome 8, YSFRI_EMoa_1.0, whole genome shotgun sequence encodes:
- the ppp1r3c2b gene encoding protein phosphatase 1 regulatory subunit 3C-B-like produces MEVSSTTVLPMVGLGSMAHSAGLAEIAVRLCLNQSKQLCPHVWVPILKPLRPCIRPSISDQLSSDVLSRAYLTNPFPSSLEDWDDDDDVLLPIKNKRVIFADSCGLSLTAVRVFSDEEEQPDLDLLPSLQGLGSMTEDGYSCTVSTCCPGTSLKLGFPQPSADFQAFRAKLAESMVTLENCSLTEQIVQGTVRVRNISFQKDVRIRITFDSWQSYRDVPCTYVQKRFGGPQTDIFEFEVAIPKVLDAKRKIEFCLSYLPGGHSEPFWDNNSGQNYSIAVCVSSHLCRGKNPSERA; encoded by the coding sequence TGTCCTGCCCATGGTCGGCCTCGGGTCCATGGCCCACTCAGCTGGACTTGCGGAGATTGCTGTCAGACTGTGCTTGAACCAAAGTAAACAGCTCTGTCCTCATGTTTGGGTTCCCATCCTGAAGCCCCTGCGCCCTTGCATCCGCCCCTCAATTTCAGATCAGCTATCCTCTGACGTCTTGAGCCGAGCCTATCTGACCAACCCCTTCCCATCTTCCTTGGAGGACTgggacgatgatgatgatgttttgcTCCCAATCAAGAACAAACGTGTGATTTTCGCTGACTCGTGCGGATTGTCCCTAACAGCCGTGCGGGTGTTTTCTGATGAAGAGGAGCAGCCTGACCTTGACCTCCTGCCATCGCTGCAGGGATTGGGAAGCATGACAGAGGATGGCTACAGCTGCACCGTCAGCACCTGCTGCCCAGGAACGAGCCTCAAACTGGGCTTCCCGCAGCCTTCTGCAGATTTCCAGGCCTTTCGTGCCAAGCTGGCAGAGAGCATGGTTACCCTGGAGAACTGCAGCCTTACAGAACAGATCGTCCAAGGTACCGTCCGAGTCAGGAACATCAGTTTCCAGAAGGATGTGCGTATACGTATCACGTTTGACTCGTGGCAGAGTTACAGAGACGTGCCCTGTACGTACGTGCAGAAACGCTTCGGAGGGCCTCAGACAGATATCTTTGAATTTGAAGTAGCCATTCCTAAAGTCCTAGATGCCAAAAGGAAGATAGAATTCTGTTTAAGTTATTTACCAGGAGGGCACAGCGAGCCGTTTTGGGACAATAACAGCGGACAGAATTACAgcattgctgtgtgtgtgagctcacaCCTCTGTCGCGGGAAGAATCCAAGTGAAAGGGCATGA
- the LOC126394535 gene encoding phytanoyl-CoA hydroxylase-interacting protein produces MTEMDAPLSTPCNIQICEVTCDSFRIMWDMTPEDSARATHFFIDLSRKESRDPNRFKHRDVPTKLVAKAVPLPMAVRGHWFLSPRTEYCVAVQTAVRQPDGDYLVSEWSQVVEFCTGDYAMEHLQQLLDKAKGSAGRLLKFSVFYRNQHPDYFDYVRRECGGLMRPALKDISGSHGSPINGKLQGVFFSCNTEFDTGLPPKDSPYGPLRFQIPAGHLLNPNISLYFADFYCMYTAYHYVVLVLAPVGSEGDNFCRTRLPMLDLASNPFLTYNAPQRPEEEPLYCHASDVILEVLFTDPVPLDQGSVEQISGHHQLMSLTTANAKKDPSCKVCNISVGR; encoded by the exons ATGACAGAAATGGACGCCCCTCTCTCCACCCCCTGCAACATCCAGATTTGTGAGGTGACCTGCGACTCCTTCCGCATTATGTGGGACATGACCCCTGAGGACAGTGCCAGAGCCACACACTTCTTCATTGACCTAAGCCGCAAAGAGAGCAGGGACCCCAATCGCTTCAAACACAGG GATGTGCCAACCAAGCTGGTGGCCAAAGCTGTGCCTCTGCCCATGGCAGTGAGGGGACACTGGTTCCTCAGCCCGCGGACAGAGTACTGTGTAGCTGTCCAAACTGCTGTCCGACAGCCAGACGGCGACTACCTGGTGTCGGAGTGGAGCCAGGTGGTGGAGTTCTGCACCGGGG ACTATGCTATGGAGCACCTTCAGCAGCTTCTTGACAAGGCCAAGGGCTCTGCAGGGAGGCTGCTGAAATTCTCTGTGTTTTATCGTAACCAACACCCAGACTACTTCGACTATGTCAG GAGGGAATGTGGAGGCCTGATGCGTCCAGCTCTAAAAGACATCAGTGGCAGTCATGGTTCTCCTATCAACGGCAAACTGCAGGGAGTCTTCTTCAGCTGCAACACAGAGTTTGATACAGGCCTCCCTCCCAAAGACTCCCCATACGGCCCCCTGCGTTTCCAGATCCCAGCTGGACACCTGCTCAACCCCAACATTTCTCTGTACTTTGCAGACTTCTACTGTATGTACACAGCCTACCACTATGTAGTGCTGGTGCTGGCCCCTGTTGGCTCAGAGGGAGATAACTTCTGTCGCACCCGCCTCCCTATGCTGGACTTGGCCTCCAACCCCTTCCTGACATACAATGCCCCCCAGAGACCGGAGGAGGAGCCTCTGTACTGCCATGCCAGCGACGTCATCCTTGAGGTGCTTTTCACGGATCCGGTTCCTTTGGATCAGGGCAGTGTGGAGCAGATCAGCGGGCACCACCAGCTTATGAGTCTGACTACTGCAAACGCCAAAAAAGACCCCAGCTGCAAAGTGTGCAACATCAGTGTGGGACGCTGA